The Rhodococcus rhodochrous DNA window CTTGTTGTCCGAGCGTGCCGCGTTCACCGGTCATCGTCGCGCTGGGGCAGTCTCGGCCGGAGGTGCGTGTCGTCTGCTGCCGACGATCGACGGATGGGCGGCGGTCTCGTGCGCGCGTCCCGACGACCCGCTCCTGCTCGGCGCCCTGATCGGCGACGAGATCCCCGACGATCCGTGGCCCGCCGTCGCCGACTGGCTCGTCGAACACACCGGGGCGGAGCTGGCCGAGCGAGCCGAACTGCTCGGGATCGCCGCGGGACCCGTCGTCCACGGCGTCGCCGCTCCGCTGACACCGTCGGAACCGCGCTCGGTCGACGGGTTGCTCGTCGTCGACTTCAGCGCCTTGTGGGCCGGGCCGCTGTGCGCGCATCTGCTCGGTCTCGCCGGTGCGCGCGTCGTCAAGGTCGAGACGCCGTCGCGGCCGGACGGTGCGCGTCGCGGCAATGCCGACTTCTATCGACTGCTGCACGGCGGGCACGAATCCGTCGTGCTCGACCCGGCCGATGACACGCAGCGACGCGAACTCGCGGAACTGGTGGCAGCGGCCGATATCGTGATCGAGGCGTCGCGACCGCGGGCACTCGCCGGTTTCGGCCTCGACGCTGCGAAGGCCGTCGACGACGGCACCACGTGGATCTCGATCACCGCGCACGGACGGGATTCGCACCGCGTGGGTTTCGGCGACGACATCGCGGCCTCCACCGGCCTGATCGCCTACGACGCAGAGGGTCCCGTCTTCGTCGGCGATGCGATCGCCGATCCCCTCACGGGTCTCACCGCCGCTGCGCTGGCCATGTCGGCGCCACCCGACGGGCGCGGAAAGCTCTGGGACATCTCGATGTCCGCTGTCGTCGCGGCGACTCTCGACGAACCCACGGCCATCTCGCAACCCGCCATCCGCGAGGGCGAGCAGTGGGTGCTGCAGACAGCGGACGGTGGCGTCGCCGTCACCGAACCGCAGAAGCGTGAAATCTCCGGTGACGTCGCCGAATCCGGACGCGACACCCAGCGCGTACTCGCCGATCTGGGCATCCGGTCGTGAGCGTCCTCGTCGTCCGCGACGTCGAGATCGACGGCGTCGGCGGAACCGATGTCCTCATCCGTGACGGGATCGTCGCATCCCTCGGGTCGGACGTGCCGGTGCCCACGTCTGCGGACGTCGTCGACGGCCGTGGAGGCGCACTGCTTCCCGGCTTGCACGACCACCACATCCACCTGCACGCTCTCGCGGCCGACCGCGCATCGGTCCGCTGTGGTCCGCCTGCCGTCCGCACCGCCGACGAACTCGCCCGCACACTCGCACGCGCGGCCGGCGACGGATGGATCCGGGGCGTCGGGTATTCGGAAGACGTTGCGGGTCTGCTGGATTCCATCTCGCTCGATGCGTTGCACGCCGAGCGTCCCGTGCGCATCCAACATCGCAGTGGCGCAGTGTGGTTCCTGAACTCCATTGCCGCCGGGCTCACGGGCCTCGCGACCGCTGATCACCCCGGTGTCGAACGCGACGAGAAGGGACATCCGACAGGACGGGTATGGCGCGCCGACACATGGCTCCGCGACCGGCTACCCGACACCGGCCCTCCGTCGCTCGCAGATGTGGGCGTCGAACTGGCGTCCTACGGCATCACCGGCCTCACCGACGCGACGCCCGACCTCACCCCGTCGACCCTCGAACACCTCCACGCTTCCCACGTCGAGGGGTCCGTCCCGCAACACATCCGGCTTCTCGGTGCGCCACTCGATTTCGTCGACTCCGAGACGTTCGCCGCCGGCCCGTACAAGATCGTGCTCGCCGACTCCGGACTGCCCGACCTCGACGACCTCGCGACGACGATCCGCCGCGCCCACGATGCGGGTCGCGGGGTGGCGGTGCACTGCGTCAGTCGCGAGGCGTTCGCGATCCTGCTCGCCGTCCTCACCGAGGTGGGCACCGTCCCCGGCGACCGCATCGAACACGGCGCCCTCATCCCGGCCGAGTCGATCGACGACCTGAGGCGCCTGGGCCTGCAGGTCGTCACCCAGCCAGGCTTCCTCACCGACCGCGGCGACGCCTATCTCCGCGACGTGCCCGCCGTCGACCTGCCCGACCTCTACCGTTGCAGGAGTCTCCTCGACGGCGACGTGCCGGTCGCGCTGTCCAGCGATGCCCCTTACGGCCCCGCCGACCCGTGGGCGGTGATCTCCGCCGCGGTCTCCCGCACGTGCCCGACCGGTGAGGTCGTCGGAGTGGACGAACGCATCCCTGCCGCGACCGCGCTCGACCGGTATCTGGCCCCGCTCGACGATCCCGGTGGTGCTTCCCGTCGCGTGCGGGTCGGCGTGCCGGCCGATCTCGTCCTTCTCGACCGCCCCCTGGTCGACGCCCTCGCAGCACCGACCGCAGATGCGGTCCGCGCGACCGTCATCGCCGGTCGCGTCGTCCACCACGCCTGATCCGCTACAACTTCCGCTATCCGCTACAGCAAAATTGCCGTAGCGGATGACCAGGACGGTAGCGGATACAGCCATCAGGGCACGGTCCACGTGTTGTCGCCCCGCAACAACTGCTGCAGGTCGGCGGTACCGGCCTCCTGCGCGGTCCGCACCCTGGCGCGTTCGGCGTCGTCGTAGGTCGTCCGCGCGACCTGCCGCACGATCCCCGTGACCACGTAACGCAGGTCCTGGTCCGACAGCCGCGACAGTGCGTACGCGTATTCGGGGTCGTCGGTGTGCGCGTCGTGCACGACGATGTCGGCGGCATCCACCTCGGAACGTTGCACCACCCGCAGGCCGAAACCCTTTCTGACGACGCACAGCTCGTCGTCGACCCCGAAGATGATCGGTTCGCCGTGCCGCAGCGGGATCAGATGCGACGGCGCCTCGTCCTTGCGCAGCACGTCGAACGAGCCGTCGTTGAAGATCGGGCAGTCCTGCAGGATCTCGACGAAGGCCGCGCCGCGATGGTGCGCCGCCGCGCGCAGGACGTCCGTCAGCCCGGCGCGGTCGGAGTCGAGCGCACGTGCGACGAAGGACGCTTCGGCGCCGAGTGCGAGCGAGAGGGTGTTGAACGGCGCGTCGACCGACCCGCCGGGTGAGGACTTGGTGACCTTGCCGACCTCCGAGGTGGGCGAGTACTGCCCCTTGGTGAGGCCGTAGATGCGGTTGTTGAACAACAGGATCCGCATGTTCACGTTACGGCGCAGGGCGTGGACGAGATGGTTGCCGCCGATCGACAGGGCGTCGCCGTCGCCGGTGACGACCCACACCGACAGATCCGGGCGCGTCACCGCGAGACCGGTCGCGAGAGTCGGAGCGCGTCCGTGAATCGAGTGCACACCGTAGGTGTCGAGATAGTAGGGGAACCGCGACGAACAGCCGATGCCGGAGACGAACACGAGATTCTCACGCCGGACACCCAATTCGGGCAGCAGGCTGCGGACCGTGGCGAGGATGACGTAGTCGCCGCAGCCCGGACACCACCGCACCTCCTGGTCGGAGGTGAAGTCCTTCGCCTTCTGCGGGTCCTCCGTGCGGGGCACACCGTCGAGTGCGTCGGTGTGCGGGCGGAGTCCGAGATCGTGGCCGAGGAGTCCGGTCATGCTCGTTCCCTCTCTGCTGTGGGGTCGAGTTTCGTCGACGAGGCGACCGCGGCCGGTGTCCGGGATCGTTCGGTGTCGGCGAGTGTTCCGGCGAACTCGGCCTCGATGGCGTCGTGGAGTTCGTCGGCGCGGAAGGCCATGCCCGCCACCTTCGTCACCGGCTGGATGTCGGCGTCGAACCGCGACCGCAGCAGGAACGACAGCTGGCCGAGGTTCATCTCGGGGACCAGCACGCGCCGGTAGCGGCCGAGCACGTCGCCGAGGTTCTTCGGCATCGGCGCCAGGTGACGGAGGTGCGCACGGGCGACGACATGCCCTGCCCGCCGGGCGCGGCGCACGGCTTCGCCGATCGGCCCGTACGACGAACCCCAGCCGAGCACCAGTACCTCGGCGTCACCCGTGGGGTCGTCGACGTCGAGATCCGGGACGTCGATGCCCGCCACCCGCGCGACCCGCAGTCGGGTCA harbors:
- a CDS encoding CoA transferase is translated as MATDLAADPVRDWADSGIAFLTGRVDGPPLLPPGRAATVARERSAWIAAASGGVVEVDGARLLSERAAFTGHRRAGAVSAGGACRLLPTIDGWAAVSCARPDDPLLLGALIGDEIPDDPWPAVADWLVEHTGAELAERAELLGIAAGPVVHGVAAPLTPSEPRSVDGLLVVDFSALWAGPLCAHLLGLAGARVVKVETPSRPDGARRGNADFYRLLHGGHESVVLDPADDTQRRELAELVAAADIVIEASRPRALAGFGLDAAKAVDDGTTWISITAHGRDSHRVGFGDDIAASTGLIAYDAEGPVFVGDAIADPLTGLTAAALAMSAPPDGRGKLWDISMSAVVAATLDEPTAISQPAIREGEQWVLQTADGGVAVTEPQKREISGDVAESGRDTQRVLADLGIRS
- a CDS encoding amidohydrolase family protein — protein: MSVLVVRDVEIDGVGGTDVLIRDGIVASLGSDVPVPTSADVVDGRGGALLPGLHDHHIHLHALAADRASVRCGPPAVRTADELARTLARAAGDGWIRGVGYSEDVAGLLDSISLDALHAERPVRIQHRSGAVWFLNSIAAGLTGLATADHPGVERDEKGHPTGRVWRADTWLRDRLPDTGPPSLADVGVELASYGITGLTDATPDLTPSTLEHLHASHVEGSVPQHIRLLGAPLDFVDSETFAAGPYKIVLADSGLPDLDDLATTIRRAHDAGRGVAVHCVSREAFAILLAVLTEVGTVPGDRIEHGALIPAESIDDLRRLGLQVVTQPGFLTDRGDAYLRDVPAVDLPDLYRCRSLLDGDVPVALSSDAPYGPADPWAVISAAVSRTCPTGEVVGVDERIPAATALDRYLAPLDDPGGASRRVRVGVPADLVLLDRPLVDALAAPTADAVRATVIAGRVVHHA
- a CDS encoding 2-oxoacid:ferredoxin oxidoreductase subunit beta, which gives rise to MTGLLGHDLGLRPHTDALDGVPRTEDPQKAKDFTSDQEVRWCPGCGDYVILATVRSLLPELGVRRENLVFVSGIGCSSRFPYYLDTYGVHSIHGRAPTLATGLAVTRPDLSVWVVTGDGDALSIGGNHLVHALRRNVNMRILLFNNRIYGLTKGQYSPTSEVGKVTKSSPGGSVDAPFNTLSLALGAEASFVARALDSDRAGLTDVLRAAAHHRGAAFVEILQDCPIFNDGSFDVLRKDEAPSHLIPLRHGEPIIFGVDDELCVVRKGFGLRVVQRSEVDAADIVVHDAHTDDPEYAYALSRLSDQDLRYVVTGIVRQVARTTYDDAERARVRTAQEAGTADLQQLLRGDNTWTVP